From a region of the Halanaerobium hydrogeniformans genome:
- a CDS encoding triphosphoribosyl-dephospho-CoA synthase codes for MSLTDQEIAQVLQIACLLEASTAKPGNVSPGREFEDLKYRDFLFSSAAVFPAFLDLEQKSVGEIIYQAVRETHSFIKTNTNLGIILLCAPLASAYSRLRAKTEIESLAQSELVIQLRKELKLLLNNLDQKDAEHCYQAINYSKAGNLKEVDQADISEKPEITLLKAMKLAEKRDNIAFEYTNNYSITFDYAYPRFKQYSQKYNEIEKIIIMTFLEILAEYPDTLIVRKHGLNKAVEVSRSAAEVLRSINLEQKDFWQQIEKFDQELRTQAEKVNPGTTADLITAVIFLAILISGKKLIKNWAD; via the coding sequence ATGTCATTAACTGATCAAGAAATCGCTCAGGTTTTACAGATTGCCTGTTTACTGGAGGCAAGTACTGCCAAACCTGGTAATGTAAGTCCGGGCAGAGAATTTGAAGATTTAAAATATAGAGATTTTTTATTTAGTTCTGCAGCAGTATTTCCAGCTTTTTTGGATCTTGAGCAGAAATCAGTGGGAGAAATAATTTATCAGGCTGTTAGAGAAACTCATTCTTTTATCAAAACTAATACGAATCTGGGGATTATACTTCTCTGTGCTCCTTTAGCTTCTGCCTATTCTCGGTTAAGAGCTAAAACAGAGATTGAATCTCTTGCTCAGAGTGAATTAGTTATTCAGCTTAGAAAAGAACTTAAACTGCTTTTAAATAATTTAGATCAAAAAGACGCAGAACACTGTTATCAAGCAATTAATTATTCAAAGGCTGGTAATTTAAAAGAAGTTGATCAGGCTGATATCAGTGAAAAACCGGAAATAACTCTTTTAAAAGCCATGAAACTGGCTGAAAAAAGAGATAATATAGCATTTGAATATACAAATAATTATTCTATAACTTTTGATTATGCTTATCCTCGTTTTAAGCAATACAGTCAAAAATATAATGAGATAGAAAAAATAATAATAATGACTTTCTTAGAAATATTAGCTGAATATCCTGATACTTTAATTGTTAGAAAACACGGTCTTAACAAGGCTGTAGAGGTATCCAGATCAGCTGCAGAAGTTTTGCGGTCAATTAATTTAGAACAGAAAGATTTCTGGCAGCAGATAGAAAAATTTGATCAAGAATTAAGAACTCAGGCAGAGAAAGTTAATCCCGGAACTACTGCTGATTTAATTACAGCAGTAATATTTTTAGCTATTTTAATTTCCGGGAAAAAATTGATTAAAAATTGGGCAGATTAG
- the mptA gene encoding GTP cyclohydrolase MptA, whose product MDQFKRDVQKEEPRFIVGLNRVGVKNIHKIIRIKNNNKDNLFYSEIDIYVDLLPQQKGAHMSRFDETITQIIDETIQKNAMVLEDFASYMAEMARKKQGANRAEVRIKAKYPVEEIAPASNKKTQKINTVMARAVSTPEGTRHLFGVETNGMTVCPCAQQMIKEYSEEKLLAEGFTKEELKKVFKHIPLASHNQRGTGILMIGSKEKINAEDLVKIVENSMSSKVLDLLKRVDELEIVKNAHQNPRFVEDVVREMVAQTLDKFDFLEDDDYFLAKQTNYEGIHSYEVYAERSGKIKEIKSEIEEAVQNNNSKDNHYITCENTTAEKWLQDTGGSGK is encoded by the coding sequence ATGGATCAATTTAAAAGAGATGTTCAAAAAGAAGAACCCAGATTTATTGTTGGTTTAAATAGAGTTGGAGTTAAAAATATTCACAAAATAATTAGAATAAAAAACAATAATAAAGATAATCTTTTTTACTCAGAAATAGATATTTATGTTGATTTGCTTCCTCAACAAAAAGGAGCACATATGTCCCGTTTTGATGAAACCATCACCCAAATCATTGATGAAACTATTCAAAAAAATGCGATGGTTTTGGAAGATTTTGCTTCCTATATGGCAGAGATGGCCAGAAAAAAACAGGGAGCAAACAGAGCAGAGGTTAGAATAAAAGCTAAATATCCGGTAGAAGAAATTGCACCTGCTTCAAATAAAAAAACGCAAAAGATTAATACAGTAATGGCCAGGGCTGTCAGTACTCCAGAAGGTACCAGGCACTTATTTGGGGTAGAAACAAATGGGATGACCGTCTGCCCATGTGCTCAGCAGATGATAAAAGAATATTCTGAAGAAAAACTCTTAGCAGAAGGATTTACTAAAGAAGAATTGAAAAAGGTTTTTAAACACATTCCCTTAGCTTCACATAATCAAAGAGGTACAGGAATTTTGATGATAGGAAGTAAAGAAAAAATAAATGCAGAAGATCTGGTAAAAATTGTAGAAAACTCTATGAGCAGTAAGGTATTAGATCTTTTAAAAAGGGTAGATGAACTAGAAATCGTCAAAAACGCACATCAAAATCCCCGTTTTGTAGAAGATGTGGTTAGAGAAATGGTAGCTCAAACTTTAGATAAATTTGATTTTTTAGAAGATGACGATTACTTTTTAGCAAAACAGACTAATTACGAAGGAATCCACAGTTATGAGGTATATGCAGAAAGAAGTGGAAAAATAAAAGAAATAAAATCAGAAATAGAAGAAGCCGTTCAAAATAATAATTCAAAAGACAATCATTATATAACCTGTGAAAATACTACTGCAGAAAAATGGCTTCAGGATACTGGAGGATCTGGAAAGTGA
- a CDS encoding (5-formylfuran-3-yl)methyl phosphate synthase, giving the protein MKLLISVQSISEAKKIKRSDFDILDIKNPNEGSLGTNFPYVIKGIREQFPDFPLSAAGGDLPALPGLASQVAFGLAHLELDYIKLGLYGMQSVEAATDLLREAKRAVDMSGAKNIKIIAAAFADFREANTFSPFLLNEVAAETGIDGVMIDTINKKNKSLFSFLKIKELKNFVEDGKKLNLITALAGSLNFNDLDKLREIKADIIGFRGAVCKNEDRSAEISPEKINSLYKKINRRI; this is encoded by the coding sequence GTGAAACTATTAATTAGTGTGCAAAGTATTTCAGAGGCAAAAAAAATTAAAAGAAGCGATTTTGATATTTTAGATATAAAAAATCCAAATGAGGGATCACTTGGGACTAATTTTCCTTATGTTATTAAAGGAATCAGGGAGCAATTCCCTGATTTTCCTTTAAGTGCAGCAGGTGGTGATCTACCAGCTTTACCGGGTCTGGCCTCTCAGGTTGCTTTTGGCCTTGCCCATTTAGAGCTTGATTATATTAAACTCGGATTATATGGCATGCAGAGTGTAGAAGCTGCCACAGATTTATTAAGAGAGGCAAAAAGGGCAGTGGATATGAGTGGAGCTAAAAATATAAAAATAATAGCTGCTGCTTTTGCAGATTTTAGAGAAGCAAATACTTTTAGTCCTTTTTTGTTAAATGAAGTTGCAGCTGAGACAGGTATTGATGGGGTTATGATAGATACAATAAATAAAAAGAATAAAAGTCTTTTTAGCTTTTTAAAAATAAAAGAATTAAAAAACTTTGTCGAAGATGGCAAAAAATTAAATCTAATAACTGCTTTAGCGGGTTCGTTAAACTTTAATGACCTTGATAAATTGCGAGAGATAAAGGCAGATATTATCGGTTTTAGAGGAGCAGTTTGTAAAAATGAGGACCGCAGTGCAGAAATATCACCAGAAAAAATAAACTCTCTTTATAAAAAAATAAATAGGAGAATTTAA
- a CDS encoding hydantoinase/oxoprolinase family protein, with the protein MKNFTITAWDIGGANIKATRIEYNHNVDQIKNIRSSSSFFPMWDQSKNPLDTIKKLDKKLGSSNYFAVTMTAELADRFNTKIEGINYLVELFEKNFMQKNIFYYDYYGNVKQKSELKAIQTLAAANWAVSAKFIAEFFDEFILFDMGSTSTDLIPVKNSRLINRGKTDSERLFWGELIYLGYLRSNLSFLVDQLPYQGKMITVINEHFASTADLHLVKGLIEQSEYNIPTADGKAKNRRAALARIARLISLDLNTASEAEIELIADYIYQEEINLIFEKIMQLYSRVDPAFKTVILANKGAFKFAEELKKKKNIEILNLENEIELLKNNILTTTAGAYLLLKKLKEGS; encoded by the coding sequence GTGAAAAATTTTACAATTACCGCCTGGGATATTGGGGGAGCAAATATAAAGGCGACTAGAATTGAATATAACCATAATGTAGATCAGATTAAAAATATTAGATCAAGCAGCAGCTTTTTCCCGATGTGGGATCAGAGCAAAAATCCCCTTGATACAATAAAAAAGCTTGATAAAAAATTGGGTTCTAGCAATTATTTTGCTGTAACAATGACAGCAGAACTGGCTGATCGCTTTAATACTAAAATTGAAGGCATCAATTATTTAGTAGAATTATTTGAAAAAAATTTTATGCAAAAAAACATTTTTTATTATGATTATTATGGAAATGTAAAACAGAAATCAGAGCTCAAAGCTATTCAGACTCTGGCTGCAGCAAATTGGGCGGTTTCGGCAAAATTTATTGCAGAGTTTTTTGATGAGTTTATACTTTTTGATATGGGAAGTACCAGTACTGACTTAATCCCGGTTAAGAATTCCCGGTTAATTAATCGCGGCAAAACAGATAGTGAGCGGCTTTTTTGGGGAGAACTAATATATTTGGGTTATCTCCGCAGCAACCTCAGCTTTTTGGTTGATCAACTCCCCTACCAGGGTAAAATGATAACAGTGATAAATGAACATTTTGCCAGTACAGCTGATCTCCACCTTGTTAAAGGACTTATTGAACAATCTGAATATAATATTCCAACAGCTGATGGCAAAGCTAAAAACAGAAGGGCTGCTCTAGCAAGAATTGCCCGTTTAATCAGTCTTGATTTAAATACTGCTTCTGAGGCAGAAATAGAGCTGATTGCAGATTATATCTATCAGGAAGAAATCAATTTAATATTTGAAAAAATAATGCAGCTTTATTCTCGAGTTGATCCAGCTTTTAAAACCGTGATTTTGGCCAATAAGGGAGCATTTAAATTTGCTGAAGAGCTAAAAAAGAAAAAGAATATAGAAATTTTAAATTTAGAAAACGAGATCGAACTTTTAAAAAATAATATACTAACTACTACTGCTGGAGCATATTTATTATTAAAAAAGCTAAAAGAGGGTTCTTGA
- a CDS encoding aspartate/glutamate/uridylate kinase, translated as MEKLFVIKIGGSFFRDDKIDILKKLTEIIKANTEIKFLIVCGGGVAADLVRNFDQRENLTDHAAHFAAITAMDLNTFLLSTYFKDKSYLDAELKLKSRINLFLAQDYYRKIDPLPHSWKVSSDSIALELADRFKADKLILLKQRYCKSSKKRDENTAKRKIKADNLAADGLIDQYFPTLYKKQKTKITALIINGNQPDYLRKYFLREKSVIDIIS; from the coding sequence ATGGAAAAATTATTTGTAATTAAAATAGGAGGTAGTTTTTTTAGGGATGATAAAATAGATATTCTTAAAAAGCTAACAGAGATTATCAAAGCAAATACTGAAATAAAATTTTTGATTGTCTGTGGAGGAGGAGTGGCTGCAGATTTAGTTAGAAATTTTGATCAAAGAGAAAATTTAACTGATCATGCAGCTCATTTTGCCGCAATCACTGCGATGGATTTAAATACATTTCTCCTCTCTACTTACTTTAAAGATAAATCTTATTTAGATGCAGAACTGAAGCTAAAAAGTAGAATTAATCTTTTCTTAGCCCAGGATTATTATAGAAAAATAGATCCACTCCCTCATTCCTGGAAGGTGAGTTCTGACAGTATTGCTTTAGAACTTGCAGATAGATTTAAAGCTGATAAGTTAATTTTATTAAAACAGCGCTATTGTAAAAGCAGTAAAAAAAGAGATGAAAATACCGCTAAAAGAAAAATTAAAGCAGATAACCTGGCAGCAGATGGTTTAATAGATCAATATTTTCCCACCCTGTATAAAAAACAAAAAACTAAGATTACAGCTCTAATTATTAATGGCAATCAGCCAGATTATTTGAGAAAATATTTTTTAAGAGAAAAATCGGTGATTGATATAATAAGCTAG
- a CDS encoding ADP-ribosylglycohydrolase family protein translates to MDIAKRAYGVLAGLALGDAVGMPFEMMNREQIKKIIKSDQLFYEIPEEHFLNRDLGRVEVTDDTILTLHLADYLIANQAELNRDEYFQSLANFIKSRQLIEKGVIGPSTGKTVTKILNNESFTKGERAGFSSGLPMKITPLGIIYSDTQGDKILAMLEEIAYYSHYTDTALSAAAGVAGFIAGALNARKYEEILEFSFKLMEKAEKIALKTFQPSTFKRCKFLLSYLDSYSSQEEALDFISQVMGTGINSYEVVPAAFAVFNLYLDQPQKAIKSSMALGGDTDTITAILASFIGAYHGVDIFEKQWLKLLYKVNDNLNLANTAQSLLKLRNT, encoded by the coding sequence ATGGATATTGCTAAAAGAGCTTATGGTGTATTAGCAGGTTTAGCACTTGGAGATGCTGTAGGAATGCCTTTTGAAATGATGAATCGTGAGCAGATTAAAAAAATTATAAAAAGTGATCAATTGTTTTATGAAATTCCAGAAGAACATTTTTTAAATAGAGATCTCGGCCGAGTTGAGGTTACAGATGATACAATTTTAACCCTCCATCTTGCCGATTATCTAATTGCTAATCAGGCTGAACTAAATAGAGATGAGTATTTTCAAAGTTTGGCTAATTTTATTAAATCCCGACAACTTATTGAGAAGGGTGTTATTGGACCAAGTACTGGGAAAACGGTCACTAAAATACTAAATAATGAGAGTTTCACTAAAGGTGAAAGAGCCGGCTTTTCAAGTGGACTACCTATGAAAATTACCCCTTTAGGAATTATCTATTCTGATACTCAAGGGGATAAAATACTTGCAATGCTAGAAGAAATAGCCTATTATTCTCATTACACTGATACAGCTCTTTCTGCAGCTGCAGGGGTAGCAGGCTTTATTGCAGGTGCTTTAAATGCCAGAAAATATGAAGAAATATTAGAGTTTTCCTTTAAACTAATGGAAAAAGCTGAAAAAATAGCCCTAAAAACTTTTCAGCCTTCTACTTTTAAAAGATGCAAGTTTTTGCTATCCTATTTAGATAGTTATAGTTCTCAAGAAGAGGCCTTAGATTTTATCAGCCAGGTTATGGGGACAGGAATTAACAGTTATGAAGTAGTACCAGCAGCTTTTGCTGTGTTTAATTTATATCTTGATCAGCCCCAAAAAGCTATCAAAAGTTCAATGGCTTTAGGAGGAGATACTGATACTATTACTGCGATTTTAGCTTCTTTTATCGGAGCATATCATGGGGTCGATATATTTGAAAAACAATGGTTGAAGTTATTATATAAAGTTAATGATAATTTAAATCTTGCCAACACAGCTCAATCTTTACTTAAATTAAGAAATACTTAA
- the folP gene encoding dihydropteroate synthase, translated as MGKSKNVIITNRGELDYSRKTLIMGILNLTPDSFSDGGEYNDLKGAVARAVEMEKAGADIIDIGAESSRPYSERICEEVEKKRLLPILDEILKVTKIPISIDTYKSSVARAALKRGASMINDISGLRFDKKMAATAAEFNAPVIIMHIQGKPENMQDDPSYKNLIFEIKEYLWQGIELAIEAGISEEQIVIDPGIGFGKKQIHNLQILNRLESFKELNYPILIGTSRKSLIKFINEDETDNRLFGTAATVSASILKGANIVRVHDVKEIKKVALMSDALKWEGKHEK; from the coding sequence ATGGGCAAAAGTAAAAATGTTATTATCACAAATCGGGGAGAACTTGATTATAGCAGAAAAACATTGATTATGGGGATTCTTAATCTAACACCTGATTCTTTTTCTGATGGAGGAGAATATAATGATCTTAAAGGAGCAGTAGCAAGGGCTGTAGAAATGGAAAAAGCAGGTGCAGATATCATTGATATTGGTGCAGAATCCAGCCGTCCTTACTCAGAAAGGATCTGTGAAGAAGTAGAGAAGAAGAGATTACTGCCTATTTTAGATGAAATATTAAAAGTTACTAAAATTCCTATTTCAATCGATACTTATAAAAGCTCTGTGGCTCGTGCTGCACTCAAACGAGGTGCTTCGATGATCAATGATATTAGTGGGCTCCGTTTTGATAAAAAAATGGCTGCCACTGCTGCGGAATTCAATGCTCCAGTTATTATAATGCACATTCAGGGAAAACCAGAAAATATGCAGGATGATCCCAGTTATAAAAATCTGATTTTCGAGATCAAAGAATATCTCTGGCAGGGCATAGAGCTGGCTATAGAAGCAGGGATAAGTGAAGAACAAATTGTTATTGACCCCGGAATAGGTTTTGGCAAAAAACAGATTCATAACCTGCAGATTTTAAATAGGCTGGAAAGTTTTAAAGAGCTAAATTATCCTATTTTAATCGGTACTTCAAGAAAATCTTTAATTAAATTTATAAATGAGGATGAAACAGATAACAGACTTTTTGGAACAGCTGCAACTGTATCAGCTTCGATTCTTAAAGGAGCAAATATTGTTAGAGTTCATGATGTTAAAGAAATTAAAAAGGTTGCCTTAATGTCAGATGCTCTTAAATGGGAGGGCAAACATGAAAAATAG
- the folB gene encoding dihydroneopterin aldolase, whose product MKNSIALNEMIFYAYHGVRDTEKEQGQRFILNFRAELDFEEAAVNDDLNKTVSYSEVYKSIKKIVEAEKYDLLESLAHKIISELFKNFSRLEMIEIEIKKPMVPIPGVLSSASVKMSRKRTEVE is encoded by the coding sequence ATGAAAAATAGTATTGCTTTAAATGAGATGATTTTTTATGCCTATCATGGAGTGCGTGACACTGAAAAAGAACAGGGCCAGCGTTTTATTTTGAATTTCAGAGCAGAACTTGATTTTGAAGAAGCTGCAGTCAATGATGATTTAAATAAAACTGTCAGTTATTCCGAAGTTTATAAGTCTATTAAAAAGATTGTTGAAGCTGAGAAATATGATTTATTAGAAAGTTTGGCTCATAAGATCATCAGCGAATTATTTAAAAACTTTTCGCGACTGGAAATGATAGAAATAGAGATCAAAAAACCAATGGTTCCAATTCCTGGTGTCCTGAGCAGTGCTTCAGTAAAAATGAGCAGAAAAAGAACTGAGGTTGAATAA
- the folK gene encoding 2-amino-4-hydroxy-6-hydroxymethyldihydropteridine diphosphokinase: protein MPDVFLGLGSNIEPRSEYLKKAAAELAELKAVRVKKTSSVYVTKPYGGVEQADFLNAVILINTSLNPEELLKKILEIEKKLGRVRDIEWGPRKIDIDILFYDKLYYQSPNLQIPHPEIKKRAFVIIPLLEIIGEKKLLIEGKDLNYWLNQLEMDEDEIKLYSDFPEFKQA from the coding sequence ATGCCTGATGTCTTCCTGGGACTTGGTTCTAATATTGAGCCAAGATCTGAATATTTAAAAAAAGCTGCAGCAGAACTTGCTGAGCTTAAAGCTGTCAGAGTAAAAAAAACTTCTTCAGTCTATGTTACAAAGCCCTATGGTGGGGTAGAGCAGGCTGATTTTTTAAATGCTGTAATTTTGATCAACACTTCATTAAACCCGGAAGAACTTTTAAAAAAGATTTTAGAAATCGAAAAGAAACTGGGTCGGGTAAGAGATATAGAATGGGGACCAAGAAAAATAGATATAGATATCCTGTTTTATGATAAACTTTATTATCAAAGTCCAAATTTACAGATTCCACACCCGGAAATTAAAAAAAGGGCTTTTGTTATCATTCCTTTATTAGAGATAATTGGCGAAAAAAAATTATTGATTGAAGGTAAAGATTTAAATTATTGGTTGAACCAACTAGAAATGGATGAAGATGAGATTAAACTATATTCAGATTTTCCGGAGTTTAAGCAAGCATAA
- a CDS encoding ATP-grasp domain-containing protein, protein MNILVLEYFLSKGTPNNKRLSFYSEAINIFQAIINSCLKTENLKLYSWLNKSFNSTFENTDRAEININFSLPDFNNNKEYFSFLENLKIKNLDYFLIIAPETDNILYEMSKILEQKEIKNLGSSSKCIKKAANKWLLYQNFIESKIFLPETELVNNQLIRDNKIKQNIFPAVIKEFYGAGSELMVIDDYRSLKKLDLKENKNYLIQKIVQGTAGSLSVLANQERTEILTINKQIINRQDFKYQGGIVNYPFKSSKKFTEISTKIKEKYPELRGYYGVDFICQDKEFYLLEINPRITSSLIGLAELYNPIKFICQLQETNIFPELKNKAQSRFMLA, encoded by the coding sequence ATGAATATTTTAGTTCTCGAATATTTCTTAAGTAAAGGAACTCCTAATAATAAACGGCTTTCTTTTTACAGTGAAGCTATAAATATTTTTCAGGCCATTATTAATTCTTGTTTAAAAACAGAAAATTTAAAATTATATAGCTGGCTCAATAAAAGTTTTAACAGCACTTTCGAAAATACAGATAGAGCTGAGATAAATATAAACTTTTCTCTTCCTGATTTTAATAACAATAAAGAATATTTTAGCTTTCTTGAAAATTTAAAAATAAAGAACTTAGATTATTTTTTAATTATTGCTCCAGAAACAGATAATATACTCTATGAAATGAGCAAAATATTAGAACAAAAAGAGATTAAAAATCTTGGTAGTAGTTCTAAATGCATAAAAAAAGCAGCTAATAAATGGCTGCTTTATCAAAATTTTATTGAAAGCAAAATCTTTCTACCAGAAACTGAATTGGTTAATAATCAGTTGATCAGAGATAATAAGATTAAGCAAAATATCTTTCCAGCAGTTATCAAAGAATTTTATGGTGCTGGCTCAGAATTGATGGTTATCGATGATTATCGGTCGTTAAAAAAGTTGGATTTAAAAGAAAATAAAAATTATCTGATCCAAAAAATAGTTCAAGGTACAGCAGGTAGTCTTTCTGTGCTGGCAAATCAAGAAAGAACAGAGATTTTAACCATCAACAAACAAATTATTAACAGGCAAGATTTTAAATATCAGGGAGGAATAGTTAATTACCCCTTTAAAAGTTCAAAAAAATTTACTGAAATTTCAACTAAAATCAAAGAAAAATATCCAGAGCTTAGAGGTTATTATGGAGTTGATTTTATCTGTCAGGATAAGGAATTTTATCTTTTAGAAATAAATCCCCGGATAACCTCTTCTTTAATCGGACTTGCAGAGCTCTATAATCCAATTAAATTTATTTGTCAACTTCAAGAGACTAATATCTTTCCGGAGCTCAAAAACAAAGCTCAATCTAGATTTATGCTTGCTTAA
- a CDS encoding dicarboxylate/amino acid:cation symporter — MKKIPLVLRLLIGIISGIIIGLFFPEGISRILYTFTIIFGEFLNYIVPLVILAFIIPGIADLGEKAGRLLGTTVLTAYVSTIAAGTIAYLISVRIVPAIVEASEIADPEAGGLEPFLRLEISPVIGVMAALVTAFVFGLGINYLLRNNGDESLYNIANEFRDIIVLVIEYVIIPFLPLHIAGVFADMAFAGNAFETLAVFSQVFGIIIAMHIGYLLIQFAIAGSVSGKNPLTSLKNMIPAYTTAIGTMSSAATIPVTLKSARKNNITAEIVDFVIPLGATVHLAGSTISLVVCAVAVAAIMGLPLDFALFFQFIALLGVTMVAAPGVPGGAVMAALGLLTTILGFGEGATALMIGLYLAQDSFGTACNVTGDGAIAIFIDAIKAKLPAPKTA; from the coding sequence ATGAAAAAGATTCCATTAGTTCTAAGATTATTAATTGGTATTATATCAGGTATTATTATTGGTTTATTTTTTCCTGAAGGTATTTCAAGAATATTGTATACTTTTACAATAATTTTTGGAGAATTTTTAAATTACATAGTACCTTTAGTTATTCTAGCATTTATCATTCCGGGAATTGCTGATTTAGGAGAAAAAGCTGGTAGATTATTGGGTACTACAGTTTTAACTGCCTATGTATCTACTATTGCTGCAGGTACAATTGCCTATTTAATCTCAGTAAGAATTGTGCCAGCAATTGTTGAAGCTTCTGAAATAGCTGATCCTGAAGCTGGAGGTCTGGAGCCATTTTTACGTTTAGAAATTTCTCCAGTAATCGGTGTTATGGCTGCACTTGTGACAGCTTTTGTTTTTGGACTGGGTATTAATTATTTATTAAGAAATAATGGAGATGAAAGTTTATATAATATTGCTAATGAATTTAGAGATATTATTGTATTGGTAATAGAATATGTTATTATTCCATTTTTACCACTGCATATTGCCGGGGTATTCGCAGATATGGCATTTGCCGGGAATGCATTTGAAACACTAGCAGTATTCAGTCAGGTATTTGGAATTATAATAGCCATGCATATTGGATATCTCTTGATTCAATTTGCTATTGCGGGAAGTGTTTCTGGTAAAAATCCACTGACAAGCTTAAAAAATATGATTCCAGCTTATACGACTGCAATCGGTACCATGTCAAGTGCTGCTACTATTCCAGTTACCCTAAAAAGTGCCAGAAAAAATAATATAACTGCAGAAATAGTAGATTTTGTAATTCCACTGGGGGCAACTGTCCATTTAGCCGGTAGTACTATATCACTAGTTGTTTGTGCTGTTGCAGTTGCAGCAATTATGGGACTGCCATTAGATTTTGCTTTGTTTTTCCAATTTATCGCTTTACTTGGTGTAACAATGGTTGCTGCACCAGGTGTTCCGGGAGGAGCAGTTATGGCTGCTTTAGGATTATTAACTACCATCCTTGGATTTGGTGAAGGTGCAACTGCTTTAATGATCGGTTTATATCTTGCCCAGGATAGTTTTGGTACTGCCTGTAATGTTACCGGTGATGGTGCAATTGCTATATTTATTGATGCAATTAAAGCTAAGCTTCCAGCTCCAAAAACTGCTTAA